The genomic interval AATTGGAATTTCTACCTGGAGTAGGGCATAAAACAGCTTCGGTTATCATGACGCAGGTATTTGGCAAGCCCGCCTTTCCGGTAGATACTCATATTCGTCGCCTCATGCATCGGTGGAAGCTAAGTAATGGGAAAAGTGTGGGACAGACAGAGAAAGATGCAAAGAGATTATTCCCTCAAAACCTCTGGAACAAATTACATCTGCAAATAATTTATTTTGGAAGGGAATACTGCCCCGCACGTGGCCATGACTTGCAGAAATGTCCCATTTGCAGTAAACTCTAATTGATAGAAATGGCAATGAAAATGAATCAGGCGCTGAGCCCATGGAAAAAACTTTCCAGCGAGATTAAGTACGAAAACTTATGGATTAGACTAATAGAAGATCAGGTGATTAATCCGGCGGGCAATCCGGGTATATATGGAGTGGTACATTATAAAATGTGTGCCATAGCGGTGATCCCTTTGGATAAAAATAATAACATCTGGATAGTAGGCCAATACAGATACCCTTTACAAAGCTACGAATGGGAAATAGTCGAAGGAGGATGCCATGATGGCGAAATGCCATTGGAAACCGCTAAGAGAGAACTGGCGGAGGAAGCTGGAATTAGCGCTGGGCGCTTTGAAATGATTTTAGAGATGCAACTTTCAAACTCTTGTACAGATGAACTTTCCTATACCTATATAGCCCGAGATTTGGTGCCCGTGGAGGCTAACCCTGAAGAAGATGAACAATTTGAAATCAAGAAACTGCCTTTTGAAGAAGTATATCAAATGGTTTTGC from Bacteroidota bacterium carries:
- a CDS encoding NUDIX hydrolase → MNQALSPWKKLSSEIKYENLWIRLIEDQVINPAGNPGIYGVVHYKMCAIAVIPLDKNNNIWIVGQYRYPLQSYEWEIVEGGCHDGEMPLETAKRELAEEAGISAGRFEMILEMQLSNSCTDELSYTYIARDLVPVEANPEEDEQFEIKKLPFEEVYQMVLRGEIRDALSIASILRAKILLDEGKI